The following coding sequences lie in one Treponema socranskii subsp. buccale genomic window:
- the pepT gene encoding peptidase T, with the protein MNYIKKNSLEEKELLERFLRYVKTYSESDSNKADEGIMPSTPQQRDFANMIAEEMKAASLENVHVTEFCYAYGVLPASEGFENVPPFCLLAHMDTVDEVSGKNVNPVVHENYDGALIELAETNPLDAASDEALAEAARERDTIITTDGHTLLGADDKAGIAAIMTAISYLKAHEEIRHGKIEVIFSPDEETGHGMDKVPLESIQSKRAYTVDGGHIGELETGCFNAVGTTVVFTGKATHTGTARKAGMINAIAMASHFVSSLPITERPETSDGTAGFYAPIEFTGTIEKSTVYLLLRDFDGENMKMRQKTVEALAEAAALSFGGNAKVTHKTQYFNMKQKLDEHPEVVRDLKAAYRAAGVEPVFTPIRGGTDGSRLTEMGIPTPNIFTGGHNYHSRMEWASLNQMCKAADILINLAGIIGTAN; encoded by the coding sequence ATGAACTACATCAAAAAAAATTCACTGGAAGAAAAAGAATTGCTCGAACGTTTTTTGCGCTATGTAAAAACGTATTCCGAAAGCGATTCGAATAAAGCCGACGAAGGGATCATGCCCTCAACTCCGCAGCAAAGGGATTTTGCAAATATGATTGCCGAAGAGATGAAGGCTGCGAGTTTGGAAAACGTGCACGTCACCGAGTTTTGCTATGCGTACGGCGTTCTCCCCGCTTCCGAGGGTTTTGAAAACGTGCCGCCTTTTTGTCTCCTTGCACACATGGACACGGTCGACGAAGTGAGCGGAAAAAACGTCAATCCCGTCGTACATGAAAACTACGACGGCGCTCTCATCGAACTTGCGGAAACGAATCCTCTCGATGCGGCTTCGGACGAAGCGCTCGCAGAGGCGGCACGCGAGCGCGATACGATTATCACGACGGACGGGCATACGCTCCTCGGTGCGGACGATAAGGCGGGCATCGCGGCGATCATGACGGCGATTTCGTACCTTAAAGCGCACGAAGAGATCAGGCACGGAAAAATCGAAGTGATCTTTTCGCCCGACGAAGAGACAGGGCACGGCATGGATAAAGTGCCGCTCGAATCGATTCAATCGAAACGCGCATACACTGTCGACGGCGGACATATCGGCGAGCTTGAAACGGGATGCTTCAATGCGGTCGGGACGACGGTCGTCTTTACGGGCAAAGCGACGCACACGGGGACGGCACGGAAAGCGGGCATGATAAACGCGATCGCTATGGCATCGCATTTTGTGTCCTCGCTCCCCATTACCGAGCGTCCCGAAACGTCGGACGGTACGGCAGGCTTTTACGCGCCCATCGAATTTACGGGAACGATCGAAAAATCGACGGTGTATCTTTTGCTGCGCGACTTTGACGGCGAAAATATGAAAATGCGGCAAAAAACCGTCGAAGCGCTCGCCGAAGCTGCCGCACTTTCTTTCGGCGGCAATGCAAAAGTGACGCATAAAACGCAGTATTTCAATATGAAGCAAAAGCTCGACGAACATCCCGAAGTCGTGCGCGATTTGAAAGCGGCATACCGAGCGGCGGGCGTGGAACCCGTCTTTACGCCGATCAGAGGCGGTACCGACGGTTCGCGGCTCACCGAAATGGGCATCCCTACGCCGAACATCTTTACCGGCGGACACAATTATCATTCGCGTATGGAGTGGGCTTCGCTTAACCAAATGTGTAAAGCTGCCGATATTTTAATAAACCTCGCAGGCATTATCGGTACGGCAAATTAA